One genomic region from Paroceanicella profunda encodes:
- a CDS encoding AAA family ATPase, with amino-acid sequence MQFSPDQAAAYDAIAERLAAAGVDLANGTTTPAREDAARGVLAVLGKAGSGKTLLLAELVKELIGAGVQAVSADWEGRRKQDRRTFAVLAPTNKAASVLRNRGVPATTIHRILYTPVYDPEYERIAEWLAGEGERPVIEGLTDEALDRAHAFYQLNPSIPGALATAGLRGSDFITGWKRREDPLDIGLIDESSMLDDRQMEDLGEIFSTLLLFGDPAQLAPVGQSGSMAFDSLPAGRQLILSRVHRQAADNPILDLAHALADDSLRFDQFERMIEDAAARDDRVRVSPRVDAALMSRSPVLVWRNATRIRLINAFRGAYEAPEDALLPGEPLICDGIELPLKHRKKRIDLEARGLIKGAQVIYLGAGRKPGFSRLHVVGAEDPRVNAACIVQIEKPGEEEPFIPFAARMGATFLHGAAVTIHKAQGSQWRDVQVFAPDLFAAAQSGRAEAGIPLWKRLAYVAITRAEERLHWVTRYMLARPSGPLGIEDLPAPTPQLDLTSPEL; translated from the coding sequence ATGCAGTTTTCCCCCGACCAGGCGGCCGCCTATGACGCCATCGCCGAGCGCCTCGCCGCAGCGGGGGTCGACCTCGCCAACGGCACGACCACTCCGGCCCGCGAGGACGCGGCGCGCGGGGTTCTGGCCGTGCTCGGCAAGGCGGGCTCCGGCAAGACGCTGCTGCTCGCCGAACTGGTGAAGGAGCTGATCGGCGCCGGCGTGCAGGCCGTCTCCGCGGACTGGGAGGGCCGGCGCAAGCAGGACCGGCGCACCTTCGCCGTGCTCGCCCCCACCAACAAGGCCGCCTCCGTGCTGCGCAACCGCGGCGTTCCGGCCACCACCATCCACCGCATCCTCTACACCCCGGTCTATGACCCGGAGTACGAACGCATCGCCGAATGGCTGGCCGGCGAGGGCGAACGCCCGGTGATCGAGGGGCTGACGGACGAGGCGCTGGACCGCGCGCACGCCTTCTACCAGCTCAACCCCTCCATCCCCGGGGCGCTGGCCACCGCCGGCCTGCGCGGCTCGGATTTCATCACCGGCTGGAAGCGCCGGGAGGACCCGCTGGACATCGGGCTGATCGACGAGAGCTCCATGCTCGACGACCGGCAGATGGAGGACCTCGGCGAGATCTTCTCCACCCTGCTGCTGTTCGGCGACCCGGCGCAGCTTGCGCCGGTGGGCCAGTCCGGCTCCATGGCCTTCGACAGCCTGCCCGCCGGCCGCCAGCTCATCCTGTCGCGCGTCCACCGTCAGGCGGCGGACAACCCGATCCTCGACCTCGCCCATGCGCTGGCCGACGACAGCCTGCGCTTCGACCAGTTCGAGCGCATGATCGAGGACGCCGCCGCCCGCGACGACCGGGTGCGGGTGAGCCCGCGGGTGGACGCGGCCCTCATGTCGCGCTCTCCCGTGCTGGTGTGGCGCAACGCCACGCGCATCCGGCTCATCAACGCCTTCCGCGGCGCCTATGAGGCCCCGGAGGACGCGCTGCTGCCCGGCGAGCCGCTGATCTGCGACGGGATCGAGCTGCCGCTGAAACACCGCAAGAAGCGCATCGACCTGGAGGCCCGCGGCCTGATCAAGGGCGCGCAGGTGATCTACCTCGGCGCCGGGCGCAAGCCGGGGTTCTCGCGCCTCCACGTGGTGGGCGCGGAGGACCCGCGGGTGAACGCCGCCTGCATCGTCCAGATCGAGAAACCGGGGGAGGAGGAGCCCTTCATTCCCTTCGCCGCGCGCATGGGCGCCACCTTCCTGCACGGCGCGGCGGTGACCATCCACAAGGCGCAAGGCTCGCAGTGGCGCGACGTGCAGGTGTTCGCGCCCGATCTCTTCGCCGCCGCGCAATCGGGCCGCGCGGAGGCCGGCATCCCGCTGTGGAAGCGCCTCGCCTACGTGGCCATCACCCGCGCCGAGGAGCGGCTGCACTGGGTGACGCGCTACATGCTGGCGCGCCCGTCCGGGCCGCTGGGCATCGAGGACCTGCCGGCCCCCACGCCGCAGCTGGACCTCACGTCCCCGGAGCTCTGA
- a CDS encoding alpha/beta fold hydrolase has product MRLILVPGHLCGAWLYAPQVAALGGDIAIADITRDDSTAAMAERLLAGAPERFALAGLSLGGMVALEVLARAPERLAGVCVMDTDPFAARPVEQAWRAGQQALVRDRGTEAFVRPFVAKFFAHDAEAAVRLGPQMAAAMSAVPEPVYHAQSRALDGRADMLPRLSGRAEVARVPLRVLVGAEDRICPPRLHAGLAALPGAVFAELPGCGHIASLERPEAVTAQLAALLRAPGT; this is encoded by the coding sequence ATGCGGCTGATCCTCGTGCCCGGGCACCTGTGCGGCGCCTGGCTCTACGCCCCGCAGGTGGCAGCGCTCGGCGGGGACATCGCCATCGCCGACATCACCCGCGATGACAGCACCGCCGCCATGGCGGAGCGGTTGCTGGCCGGGGCGCCGGAACGTTTCGCGCTGGCCGGCCTCTCGCTCGGCGGCATGGTGGCGCTGGAGGTGCTGGCCCGCGCGCCGGAGCGTCTGGCGGGCGTCTGTGTGATGGACACGGACCCTTTCGCCGCCCGGCCCGTGGAGCAGGCGTGGCGCGCCGGCCAGCAGGCGCTGGTGCGCGACCGGGGGACGGAGGCCTTCGTGCGGCCCTTCGTGGCGAAGTTCTTCGCCCATGACGCGGAGGCCGCCGTCCGGCTGGGGCCGCAGATGGCCGCGGCCATGTCCGCGGTGCCGGAGCCGGTCTACCACGCCCAGTCCCGGGCGCTGGACGGACGGGCCGACATGCTGCCGCGGCTCTCGGGGCGGGCGGAGGTGGCGCGGGTTCCGCTGCGGGTGCTGGTGGGGGCGGAGGACCGGATCTGCCCGCCGCGCCTGCACGCGGGGCTGGCGGCGCTGCCGGGGGCGGTGTTCGCCGAGCTGCCGGGCTGCGGGCACATCGCCTCGCTGGAGCGCCCGGAGGCAGTGACCGCGCAGCTCGCCGCGCTGCTCAGAGCTCCGGGGACGTGA
- a CDS encoding Asp/Glu racemase produces the protein MIVACLHTAQSNVALYEAAAPGAFRLRHTVRPDLLARAGQGSDAGLLAEVQALLGGLAEGADAVLLTCSSLAAAARPPALAADHALARAALARGGTLDVILAAPSTMAAARALYGPRPGLRLVALPEAWARFLAGDVDGYLAEVSAATGASGAHTVALGQSSMAPVAAMVSRPVLTVPSAAFAALEATCG, from the coding sequence ATGATCGTGGCCTGCCTGCACACGGCACAGAGCAACGTGGCGCTCTACGAGGCTGCCGCGCCGGGGGCGTTCCGCCTGCGCCACACCGTCCGGCCGGACCTGCTGGCCCGCGCGGGGCAGGGGTCGGACGCGGGCCTGCTGGCGGAGGTGCAGGCGCTTCTGGGCGGGCTGGCGGAGGGGGCGGACGCGGTGCTGCTCACCTGCTCCAGCCTCGCCGCGGCGGCCCGGCCCCCGGCGCTGGCGGCAGACCATGCCCTGGCCCGCGCGGCGCTGGCCCGGGGCGGCACGCTGGACGTGATCCTCGCCGCGCCCTCCACCATGGCGGCGGCGCGCGCGCTCTACGGCCCCCGGCCCGGCCTGCGGCTGGTGGCCCTGCCGGAGGCCTGGGCGCGGTTCCTGGCCGGAGACGTGGACGGCTATCTCGCCGAGGTCTCGGCGGCAACCGGAGCAAGCGGCGCGCACACCGTGGCACTGGGGCAGAGCTCCATGGCGCCGGTGGCGGCGATGGTCTCGCGCCCGGTGCTCACCGTGCCATCCGCCGCCTTCGCGGCACTGGAGGCGACATGCGGCTGA
- a CDS encoding GNAT family N-acetyltransferase has translation MSIVGRFHLGTERLILRMWRVEDHAPFAALNADPEVMRHFPAPLTRDQSDAAIARQHVRMERDGMCFMPVIRREDNAFLGMAGLAVGAFAPLGPFVEVGWRFARAAWGQGYATEAARAMLGWGFRVRELAEIVAFTALPNRPSERVMQRLGMRRDPGEDFDHPAVASGPLRRHMLYRIRAEQFG, from the coding sequence ATGAGCATCGTGGGGCGCTTCCACCTCGGCACCGAACGGCTGATCCTGCGCATGTGGCGGGTGGAGGACCATGCCCCCTTCGCCGCGCTGAACGCGGACCCGGAGGTGATGCGCCACTTCCCCGCCCCCCTCACCCGCGACCAGAGCGATGCCGCCATCGCCCGCCAGCACGTGCGCATGGAGCGCGACGGCATGTGCTTCATGCCGGTGATCCGCCGCGAGGACAACGCCTTCCTCGGCATGGCGGGGCTGGCGGTGGGCGCCTTCGCGCCGCTCGGGCCCTTCGTGGAGGTGGGCTGGCGCTTCGCCCGGGCCGCCTGGGGGCAGGGCTATGCCACGGAGGCGGCGCGCGCCATGCTGGGCTGGGGCTTCCGGGTGCGCGAGCTGGCGGAGATCGTGGCCTTCACCGCCCTGCCCAACCGCCCCTCCGAGCGGGTGATGCAGCGGCTGGGCATGCGGCGCGACCCGGGCGAGGATTTCGACCACCCGGCCGTGGCCTCCGGCCCGCTGCGCCGGCACATGCTCTACCGCATCCGGGCGGAGCAGTTCGGATGA
- a CDS encoding FCD domain-containing protein, translating to MPFRKIVPEKVSEAVRRQIEELILRGILRPGARLPAERELSEQLAVSRPSLRAALAELEGRGLVVTRPGSGVFVAEVLGSAFAPPLIELFATHDAALFDYLSFRRDLEGLAADRAARHGSEADHAVISAIFARMEAAHDKRNPEEEAALDADFHMSIVEAAHNVVMLHMMRSMFDLLRRGVFYNRQVLFSVRATRDELLGQHRAILTAVLARDPTAARAAVEAHLGYIEQAMHALERSRSREEIAQMRLSLERSRTSGRKGGA from the coding sequence ATGCCGTTTCGCAAGATCGTGCCGGAGAAGGTGTCCGAGGCCGTGCGCCGCCAGATCGAGGAGCTGATCCTGCGCGGCATCCTGCGCCCCGGCGCGCGCCTGCCGGCGGAGCGGGAGCTTTCCGAGCAGCTTGCCGTGTCCCGCCCCTCGCTGCGTGCCGCGCTGGCGGAGCTGGAGGGCCGGGGGCTTGTGGTCACCCGCCCGGGCTCCGGGGTGTTCGTGGCCGAGGTGCTGGGCTCGGCCTTCGCGCCGCCGCTGATCGAGCTCTTCGCCACCCATGACGCGGCGCTGTTCGACTATCTCTCCTTCCGGCGCGACCTGGAGGGGCTGGCCGCCGACCGTGCCGCCCGCCACGGATCGGAGGCCGATCACGCGGTGATCTCGGCCATCTTCGCGCGCATGGAAGCCGCGCATGACAAGCGCAACCCGGAGGAGGAGGCGGCCCTGGACGCCGATTTCCACATGTCCATCGTGGAGGCGGCCCATAACGTGGTGATGCTGCACATGATGCGCTCGATGTTCGACCTGCTGCGCCGGGGCGTCTTCTACAACCGGCAGGTGTTGTTTTCCGTGCGCGCCACGCGCGACGAGCTGCTGGGCCAGCACCGCGCCATCCTCACCGCCGTCCTGGCGCGCGACCCCACCGCCGCCCGGGCCGCGGTGGAGGCACATCTGGGCTACATCGAGCAGGCGATGCATGCGCTGGAGCGCTCGCGCTCGCGCGAGGAGATCGCGCAGATGCGCCTGTCGCTGGAGCGCAGCCGCACGTCCGGGCGAAAGGGCGGCGCATGA
- a CDS encoding siroheme synthase: protein MRYFPMFLDTRGRTVLLAGGGEQMAQKARLLTRTEARIEIMAPGIDAELAAHVASGRASRVEKVYDEPAIDRAALLFAASGCCGIDAMIAARGRETGALVNVVDRPALCDAITPALVDRDPLIVAIGTEGAAPVMAREVKTRLETMLEPELGGLVALAGRLRETVAESVPLLGRRAFWEWVFDGPPRRLWQEGLAAEAEAAIRARAAEGGAGGAATLVSLIALPEEVDLLPLRAVQRLQSAGIVLHPPGLGAEALELARRDAERATLATDGVDRVVDQVRAACADHARIVLLLPVGEPSSPALRAALEAEGLACEPLPGTG, encoded by the coding sequence ATGCGCTATTTCCCGATGTTTCTCGATACGCGCGGCCGCACCGTGCTGCTGGCCGGCGGCGGTGAGCAGATGGCCCAGAAGGCGCGGCTGCTCACCCGCACCGAGGCGCGCATCGAGATCATGGCGCCCGGGATCGACGCCGAACTCGCCGCGCACGTGGCCTCGGGCCGCGCCAGCCGGGTGGAGAAGGTCTATGACGAGCCGGCCATCGACCGGGCGGCCCTGCTCTTCGCGGCCTCCGGCTGCTGCGGAATCGACGCGATGATCGCCGCCCGGGGGCGCGAGACCGGCGCGCTGGTGAACGTGGTGGACCGCCCGGCGCTTTGCGACGCCATCACCCCGGCGCTGGTGGACCGCGACCCGCTCATCGTCGCCATCGGCACGGAGGGCGCCGCCCCGGTCATGGCGCGCGAGGTGAAGACCCGGCTCGAGACCATGCTGGAACCCGAGCTCGGCGGGCTGGTCGCGCTGGCCGGCCGGCTGCGCGAGACGGTGGCGGAGAGCGTGCCGCTCCTGGGCCGGCGCGCCTTCTGGGAGTGGGTGTTCGACGGGCCGCCGCGGCGCCTGTGGCAGGAGGGCCTGGCGGCGGAGGCCGAGGCGGCAATCCGCGCGCGCGCGGCCGAGGGCGGGGCCGGCGGCGCGGCCACGCTCGTCTCGCTCATCGCGCTGCCGGAGGAGGTGGACCTGCTGCCGCTGCGCGCCGTGCAGCGCCTGCAATCGGCCGGGATCGTGCTGCACCCGCCGGGGCTGGGCGCGGAGGCACTGGAACTCGCCCGGCGCGACGCGGAACGCGCCACGCTGGCGACAGATGGCGTGGACAGGGTGGTGGACCAGGTGCGCGCCGCCTGCGCGGACCATGCACGCATCGTGCTGTTGCTGCCGGTGGGGGAGCCCTCCTCCCCCGCCCTGCGCGCGGCACTGGAGGCCGAGGGGCTGGCCTGCGAGCCGCTGCCCGGCACGGGCTGA
- a CDS encoding OmpA family protein, translating to MKHLLAGTCVAAMLVASGCTEDGSASRNIIGGAAIGSAAGALGGLLVGGDDRRNALVGAGIGLLVGAGVGNYLDQQEKDLRQDMANTGATVTRENDRLLVSLPDGITFDTDSVALKPESRGAINQLAQSLNEYPSSYIDVIGHTDSTGADDYNQRLSERRARAVANALVRRNVNSARIESAGMGETDPIASNDTPSGRARNRRVEVYIIPATQ from the coding sequence ATGAAACATCTTCTCGCCGGAACATGTGTGGCTGCGATGCTGGTGGCAAGCGGCTGTACGGAAGACGGCAGCGCGAGCCGCAACATCATCGGGGGCGCCGCGATCGGCTCCGCCGCGGGTGCGCTCGGCGGCCTTCTGGTGGGCGGCGATGACCGCCGGAACGCGCTGGTCGGTGCGGGCATCGGCCTGCTCGTCGGCGCCGGCGTGGGCAATTACCTCGATCAGCAGGAGAAGGACCTGCGCCAGGACATGGCCAACACCGGTGCCACCGTCACGCGCGAGAACGACCGCCTGCTCGTGAGCCTGCCGGACGGCATCACGTTCGACACCGACAGTGTCGCGCTGAAGCCGGAGAGCCGTGGCGCCATCAACCAGCTGGCGCAGAGCCTCAACGAGTATCCGTCGAGCTACATCGACGTGATCGGCCATACCGACAGCACCGGCGCGGACGATTACAACCAGCGCCTGTCCGAGCGCCGGGCGCGGGCCGTGGCCAATGCCCTCGTGCGCCGCAACGTGAACTCCGCGCGCATCGAGAGCGCCGGCATGGGCGAGACCGACCCGATTGCCAGCAACGACACGCCGTCGGGCCGCGCGCGCAACCGCCGGGTCGAGGTCTACATCATCCCCGCGACGCAGTGA
- a CDS encoding acyl-CoA synthetase: MPGFGHIPRDYAQAVEAYDPDIPEFFNFGRDVVDRHPPEKIAITAVSEDMETVRDISFGALSALTNRFADALARLGLAPGAHVMVVMDRVPDWFTVMLGANKAGVVTVPGTTLLTGRDIAWRVQATGAQAVIVTGRHCGKVETIAAECPSLRHLIVSGGTRDGWLALDDLLAGASETPPVVRTRATDLMMVYFTSGTTSAPKLVPRDHSYALAHAATGLFWMDLRESDLHWTLTDTGWAKAAWGKLYPPLLLGARVLLYDAAERFDPAAHLAVIERFRVTSFCAPPTVYRMLAQHDLGAYDLSSIRRSLGSGEPLNPEAIRVWHAATGHFIADGYGQTEAINLIGNCVGIEIRPGAMGKPVPGFDIDVIDDDGNRLPPGEIGHIGVHLSDPWPPGLFDGYITPEGRDRRAFRNGWYYTGDTARRDADGYFWFIGRADDLILSAGYRISPFEVESALLEHPAVAESAVVAAPDPTRGHVVRAFVVLASGWEADAALVAELQAFCKAQTAPYKYPREIEFVSDLPKTVSGKIRRVALRARG, from the coding sequence TTGCCCGGTTTTGGCCACATCCCCCGCGACTATGCCCAGGCCGTCGAGGCCTATGACCCCGACATTCCGGAATTCTTCAATTTCGGCCGCGATGTCGTGGACCGCCACCCCCCTGAGAAGATCGCCATCACCGCCGTGTCGGAAGACATGGAGACCGTGCGGGACATCAGTTTCGGCGCGCTTTCGGCGCTGACAAACCGTTTCGCCGATGCGCTGGCGCGTCTGGGCCTCGCGCCCGGCGCGCATGTGATGGTGGTGATGGACCGGGTGCCGGACTGGTTCACCGTGATGCTGGGCGCGAACAAGGCCGGGGTGGTCACCGTGCCCGGCACCACGCTGCTCACCGGGCGCGACATCGCCTGGCGGGTTCAGGCCACCGGGGCACAGGCGGTGATCGTGACCGGGCGGCATTGCGGCAAGGTCGAGACCATCGCCGCCGAATGCCCCAGCCTGCGCCATCTCATCGTCTCGGGAGGCACGCGCGACGGCTGGCTTGCGCTCGACGACCTGCTGGCCGGCGCCTCCGAGACACCACCGGTGGTGCGCACGCGGGCAACCGACCTCATGATGGTGTATTTCACCTCCGGCACCACCTCGGCGCCGAAGCTGGTGCCGCGCGACCATTCCTATGCCCTCGCGCATGCGGCCACCGGCCTGTTCTGGATGGACCTGCGGGAGAGCGACCTGCACTGGACGCTGACGGACACCGGCTGGGCCAAGGCGGCCTGGGGCAAGCTTTACCCGCCGCTCCTGCTGGGCGCGCGCGTGTTGCTCTACGACGCGGCGGAGCGCTTCGACCCGGCGGCCCACCTCGCGGTGATCGAGCGTTTCCGCGTGACCAGTTTCTGCGCCCCGCCAACGGTTTACCGGATGCTTGCGCAGCATGATCTCGGGGCATACGACCTCAGCTCCATTCGCCGCTCGCTCGGCTCCGGCGAGCCGCTGAACCCGGAGGCGATCCGCGTCTGGCATGCCGCGACCGGCCATTTCATCGCCGATGGCTATGGCCAGACCGAGGCGATCAACCTGATCGGCAATTGCGTGGGCATCGAGATCCGCCCCGGCGCCATGGGCAAGCCGGTGCCGGGCTTCGACATCGACGTGATCGACGATGACGGCAACCGCCTGCCGCCCGGCGAGATCGGCCATATCGGCGTGCACCTCTCCGACCCCTGGCCGCCGGGCCTGTTCGACGGCTACATCACCCCCGAGGGCCGGGATCGCCGCGCCTTCCGCAACGGCTGGTATTACACCGGAGACACCGCCCGGCGCGACGCGGACGGCTATTTCTGGTTCATCGGCCGGGCCGATGACCTGATTCTCTCCGCCGGCTACCGCATCAGCCCGTTCGAGGTGGAGAGCGCCCTGCTCGAACATCCCGCCGTGGCGGAGAGTGCCGTTGTCGCCGCGCCGGACCCGACGCGCGGGCACGTGGTGCGCGCCTTCGTGGTGCTCGCTTCGGGCTGGGAGGCGGACGCGGCCCTGGTCGCCGAATTGCAGGCCTTCTGCAAGGCCCAGACCGCCCCCTACAAGTATCCGCGGGAGATCGAGTTCGTCTCGGACTTACCCAAGACCGTGTCCGGCAAGATCCGCCGCGTGGCGCTGCGCGCGCGGGGTTGA
- the lpdA gene encoding dihydrolipoyl dehydrogenase: MASYDVIIIGGGPGGYVCAIRCAQLGLKTACVEGRETLGGTCLNVGCIPSKALLHASEMVHETAHNFETMGIATGGVTVDWEKMLGHKSAVIESNVKGIEFLFKKNKVDWLKGWGKITAKGEVTVGDETHSAKNIVIATGSEVSPLKGVEVDEERVVSSTGALALKEIPKSMVVIGAGVIGLELGSVYKRLGTDVTVVEFLDAITPGMDAEVQRQFRKLLEKQGIKFVMGAAVQGVEKGDSLKVSYKLRKDDSEASIDTDVVLLATGRRPYTEGLGLDGVGVEMTERGQVKGSHGKTNVDGIWVIGDVTTGPMLAHKAEDEGIAVAESIAGQKGHVNYDVIPGVIYTAPEVASVGLTEEQLKEQGRKYKAGKFQFMANGRAKANLVTDGFVKLLADAETDRLLGAHIIGPAAGELIHEICVAMEFGASAEDVARTCHAHPTFSEAVREAALACGDGAIHS, from the coding sequence ATGGCCAGCTATGACGTGATCATCATCGGAGGCGGCCCGGGGGGCTATGTCTGTGCGATCCGCTGTGCCCAGCTGGGGCTCAAGACCGCCTGTGTCGAGGGCCGCGAAACCCTCGGCGGCACCTGCCTCAACGTGGGCTGCATCCCCTCCAAGGCGTTGCTGCACGCCTCCGAGATGGTGCACGAGACCGCGCATAACTTCGAGACCATGGGCATCGCCACCGGCGGCGTGACCGTGGACTGGGAGAAGATGCTCGGCCACAAGAGCGCGGTGATCGAGAGCAACGTGAAGGGGATCGAGTTCCTCTTCAAGAAGAACAAGGTCGACTGGCTGAAGGGCTGGGGCAAGATCACGGCGAAGGGCGAAGTCACCGTGGGTGACGAGACCCACAGCGCGAAGAACATCGTCATCGCCACCGGCTCCGAGGTCTCCCCGCTCAAGGGAGTCGAGGTGGACGAGGAGCGCGTGGTCTCCTCCACCGGCGCGCTGGCGCTCAAGGAGATTCCGAAGAGCATGGTGGTGATCGGCGCCGGCGTGATCGGGCTGGAGCTGGGCTCGGTCTACAAGCGCCTCGGGACCGATGTGACCGTGGTCGAGTTCCTCGACGCCATCACCCCGGGCATGGACGCCGAGGTGCAGCGCCAGTTCAGGAAGCTGCTGGAGAAGCAGGGCATCAAGTTCGTGATGGGTGCCGCGGTGCAGGGCGTGGAGAAGGGCGACAGCCTGAAGGTCTCCTACAAGCTGCGCAAGGATGACAGCGAGGCCAGCATCGACACCGATGTGGTGCTGCTCGCCACCGGCCGCCGCCCCTACACCGAGGGCCTCGGGCTCGACGGCGTGGGCGTGGAGATGACCGAGCGCGGCCAGGTGAAGGGCAGCCACGGCAAGACCAACGTGGACGGCATCTGGGTGATCGGCGACGTGACCACCGGCCCGATGCTCGCCCACAAGGCCGAGGACGAGGGCATCGCCGTCGCCGAGAGCATCGCCGGCCAGAAGGGCCACGTGAACTACGATGTCATCCCCGGCGTGATCTACACCGCGCCCGAGGTGGCATCCGTGGGCCTCACCGAGGAGCAGCTGAAGGAGCAGGGCCGCAAGTACAAGGCCGGCAAGTTCCAGTTCATGGCCAACGGCCGCGCCAAGGCGAACCTGGTGACGGACGGTTTCGTGAAGCTGCTCGCCGACGCGGAAACCGACCGGCTGCTGGGCGCGCATATCATCGGCCCCGCGGCCGGCGAGCTGATCCACGAGATCTGCGTGGCGATGGAATTCGGCGCCTCCGCCGAGGACGTGGCGCGCACCTGCCATGCGCATCCCACCTTCTCCGAGGCGGTGCGCGAGGCGGCGCTCGCCTGTGGTGACGGCGCGATTCATTCCTGA
- a CDS encoding MAPEG family protein gives MTGGSEITVLALGGLLVVAQYVLMAVPANLQLGPAVTTGPRDTPLALTGVAGRLHRALGNMHEALLLYAVAAVSVTLLDATSGLTAVCAWVWFGARVAYVPCYALGLSPWRSIAFVIGFGAATLMLIAALV, from the coding sequence ATGACCGGTGGGAGCGAAATCACCGTACTGGCGCTCGGCGGCCTGCTGGTCGTGGCCCAGTACGTGCTGATGGCCGTCCCCGCCAATCTCCAGCTCGGCCCGGCGGTGACGACGGGCCCGCGTGACACCCCGCTCGCCCTCACCGGCGTCGCGGGACGGCTGCACCGGGCCCTCGGGAACATGCACGAGGCGCTGCTGCTCTACGCGGTGGCCGCTGTCTCGGTCACCCTGCTTGACGCCACGTCCGGCCTGACCGCGGTCTGCGCCTGGGTGTGGTTCGGCGCCCGGGTGGCCTATGTACCCTGCTACGCCCTGGGGCTGAGCCCTTGGCGGAGCATCGCCTTCGTCATAGGCTTCGGAGCCGCGACGCTGATGCTGATTGCCGCCCTCGTCTGA
- the odhB gene encoding 2-oxoglutarate dehydrogenase complex dihydrolipoyllysine-residue succinyltransferase: MSTEVRVPTLGESVTEATVATWFKKPGDAVAVDEMLCELETDKVTVEVPSPVAGTLGEIVAAEGETVGVDALLATVSAGGEAAAAPAKPAADAKPAAAPAASGGDAIDVMVPSLGESVTEATVSSWFKKPGDTVAQDEMLCELETDKVSVEVPSPSAGVLSEILVAEGATVEAGGKLAVLSASGAAPAAQPAAEAPASAPASGKDVEDAPSAKKLMAEKGLSSDQVQGSGRDGRVMKEDVMKAVTAASAAPAPAPAPAQTPRAPVSATDAGREERVRMTRLRQTIARRLKDAQNAAAMLTTYNEVDMTGIMELRNEYKTLFEKKHGTKLGFMSFFVKACCHALLEVPDVNAEIDGQDVVYKNYYHIGVAVGTPAGLVVPVVRDADQMSFAEIEKKIAELGKRGRDGKLSMAEMQGGTFTISNGGVYGSLMSSPILNPPQSGILGMHKIQERPMVIGGKIEIRPMMYLALSYDHRIVDGKGAVTFLVRVKEALEDPRRLLMDL; the protein is encoded by the coding sequence ATGAGCACTGAAGTACGGGTCCCGACCCTTGGCGAGAGCGTGACGGAGGCGACGGTTGCCACCTGGTTCAAGAAACCCGGTGACGCCGTAGCGGTTGACGAAATGCTCTGCGAGCTGGAGACCGACAAGGTGACCGTCGAAGTGCCGAGCCCCGTGGCCGGCACCCTCGGCGAGATCGTTGCGGCGGAAGGCGAGACCGTGGGAGTCGATGCGCTGCTGGCCACCGTCTCCGCCGGTGGTGAAGCCGCCGCGGCACCGGCGAAGCCCGCGGCCGATGCGAAACCCGCCGCCGCGCCTGCCGCCTCCGGTGGCGACGCGATCGACGTGATGGTGCCCTCCCTCGGCGAAAGCGTCACCGAGGCCACGGTTTCGAGCTGGTTCAAGAAGCCGGGCGACACCGTCGCGCAGGACGAGATGCTCTGCGAACTGGAGACCGACAAGGTGTCGGTCGAGGTGCCCAGCCCCTCGGCGGGCGTGCTCTCGGAGATCCTGGTTGCCGAGGGCGCCACGGTCGAGGCCGGCGGCAAGCTGGCCGTGCTCTCCGCCTCGGGCGCCGCTCCGGCGGCTCAGCCCGCGGCCGAGGCCCCGGCATCCGCGCCCGCCTCCGGCAAGGACGTGGAGGATGCCCCCTCCGCCAAGAAGCTGATGGCCGAGAAGGGGCTCAGCTCCGACCAGGTCCAGGGCTCGGGCCGCGACGGCCGGGTGATGAAGGAAGACGTGATGAAGGCGGTCACTGCCGCCTCCGCCGCGCCGGCCCCCGCGCCTGCCCCGGCACAGACCCCGCGCGCGCCGGTGTCGGCCACGGACGCGGGCCGCGAGGAGCGGGTGCGCATGACGCGCCTGCGCCAGACGATCGCCCGTCGCCTGAAGGACGCCCAGAACGCGGCCGCGATGCTGACCACCTACAACGAGGTGGACATGACCGGCATCATGGAGCTGCGCAACGAGTACAAGACGCTGTTCGAGAAGAAGCACGGCACCAAGCTCGGCTTCATGTCGTTCTTCGTGAAGGCCTGCTGCCACGCCCTGCTCGAAGTGCCGGACGTGAACGCCGAGATCGACGGCCAGGACGTGGTCTACAAGAACTACTACCACATCGGTGTCGCCGTCGGCACGCCGGCGGGGCTGGTGGTGCCCGTGGTGCGTGACGCGGACCAGATGTCCTTCGCGGAGATCGAGAAGAAGATCGCCGAGCTGGGCAAGCGCGGCCGCGACGGCAAGCTCTCCATGGCCGAGATGCAGGGCGGCACCTTCACCATCTCGAACGGCGGCGTCTACGGTTCGCTGATGTCCTCGCCGATCCTGAACCCTCCGCAGTCCGGCATCCTGGGCATGCACAAGATCCAGGAGCGGCCGATGGTGATCGGCGGCAAGATCGAGATCCGCCCGATGATGTACCTGGCGCTGAGCTACGATCACCGCATCGTCGACGGCAAGGGCGCGGTGACCTTCCTCGTGCGGGTGAAGGAAGCCCTCGAGGATCCGCGCCGCCTGCTGATGGACCTCTGA